In one Nocardia tengchongensis genomic region, the following are encoded:
- a CDS encoding DUF5615 family PIN-like protein has translation MAIYVLPDGSIKPPDGSISLPEGAVRLPDGSLQYANGLIRLPDGAFKLPEGAVQLPDGTVRMSDGSITFPSGAVKLPDGSFKLPSLSAPSVEKSQGWFAKFKDKLGWWWLLALLAIAAALIGLLGLLWWAWNKLRGGGRGGSGHSGVGTDVRGPTVKAPVVGAQSPVMEQSPTLDMKGAAASLKATGMTGVAPQAGGTVADAHAGISGLGRRAGLAGTAAAGTAAAGMAVAGARKRMTGDSAITEPSTIISRLTGTEALDMTYAEAVQGLSPTVVGAKLLVDENLSPRIAEKLEAAGYDVVHLRDVGLRNGDNRRVLEQAKSLGRALVTAERTYADDLAAASSAPSVVVLHHAEATADDQVVALRQALPRLDQLLSCGALVVLSDRRIRAWRFPLSRG, from the coding sequence ATGGCAATATACGTGCTGCCGGACGGTTCGATCAAACCGCCGGACGGGTCGATCAGCTTGCCGGAGGGCGCGGTTCGGCTCCCGGACGGTTCGCTGCAGTACGCGAACGGCCTGATCCGGCTGCCGGACGGGGCGTTCAAGCTGCCCGAGGGCGCGGTGCAGTTGCCCGACGGCACGGTGAGAATGTCCGACGGCTCGATCACCTTCCCCAGCGGCGCGGTGAAACTGCCCGACGGTTCGTTCAAACTGCCGAGCCTGTCCGCGCCGAGCGTCGAGAAGTCCCAGGGCTGGTTCGCGAAGTTCAAGGACAAGCTGGGTTGGTGGTGGCTGCTCGCGCTGCTGGCCATCGCGGCCGCGCTGATCGGCCTGCTCGGCCTGCTGTGGTGGGCGTGGAACAAGCTGCGCGGCGGCGGGCGTGGCGGGTCGGGTCACTCCGGCGTCGGTACCGACGTCCGGGGCCCCACTGTGAAGGCTCCCGTCGTGGGCGCGCAGAGTCCCGTCATGGAGCAGAGTCCCACCCTGGATATGAAAGGCGCCGCTGCGAGTCTGAAGGCGACGGGCATGACCGGTGTCGCGCCGCAGGCCGGGGGCACGGTGGCCGACGCTCATGCGGGAATCTCCGGGCTGGGCAGGAGGGCGGGTCTGGCCGGGACCGCGGCCGCCGGGACCGCCGCGGCCGGGATGGCGGTGGCCGGTGCGCGCAAGCGGATGACCGGCGATTCGGCGATCACCGAGCCGAGCACCATCATCAGCCGATTGACCGGCACCGAGGCGCTCGACATGACCTATGCGGAAGCGGTGCAAGGACTTTCGCCGACGGTGGTGGGCGCGAAGCTGCTGGTCGACGAGAACCTGAGCCCCCGGATCGCCGAAAAGCTGGAAGCCGCGGGCTATGACGTCGTGCACCTGCGCGACGTGGGCTTGCGGAACGGCGACAATCGCCGGGTGCTGGAGCAGGCCAAGTCGCTGGGCCGCGCCCTGGTGACCGCCGAGCGCACCTACGCCGACGACCTGGCCGCCGCCTCGTCCGCGCCCAGCGTGGTGGTTCTGCACCACGCCGAGGCCACGGCCGACGACCAGGTCGTGGCGCTCCGGCAGGCGCTGCCGCGGCTGGATCAGCTGTTGTCCTGCGGGGCCCTGGTCGTGTTGTCGGATCGGCGGATCCGGGCGTGGCGGTTCCCGTTGTCGCGCGGCTAG
- a CDS encoding VOC family protein yields MTSIETITLDVADPEAAAHFYATAFGLDTQLRFHAAQDPSTGFRGYTLSLTVAQPADADAYLDAAVAAGATVVKPATKSLWGYGGVVQAPDGAIWKVATSSKKNTGPAVKRFDSLVLLLGVANIGASKRFYVDRGLPVAKSFGPMYVEFDAGSSPIKLALYKRRALAKDAGVPAEGTGSHRLVIGGAAAFTDPDGFAWESATQPATR; encoded by the coding sequence ATGACATCCATCGAAACCATCACTCTCGATGTCGCCGATCCCGAGGCGGCCGCCCACTTCTACGCCACCGCGTTCGGCCTGGACACCCAGTTGCGGTTCCACGCCGCCCAGGATCCGAGCACCGGCTTCCGCGGCTACACGCTGTCGCTGACCGTCGCCCAGCCCGCCGACGCCGACGCCTACCTCGACGCGGCCGTCGCCGCGGGTGCGACGGTCGTCAAGCCCGCCACCAAATCGCTGTGGGGCTACGGCGGTGTGGTCCAGGCTCCCGACGGCGCGATCTGGAAGGTCGCGACGTCGTCGAAGAAGAACACCGGCCCGGCCGTGAAGCGTTTCGACTCGCTGGTGCTGCTGCTCGGCGTCGCGAATATCGGTGCGAGCAAACGCTTCTACGTCGACCGCGGCCTGCCCGTCGCCAAGAGCTTCGGCCCCATGTACGTCGAATTCGACGCCGGCTCATCCCCGATCAAATTGGCGCTCTACAAGCGCCGCGCGCTCGCCAAGGACGCGGGCGTCCCCGCCGAGGGCACCGGCTCGCATCGACTGGTCATCGGTGGCGCCGCGGCCTTCACCGACCCCGACGGGTTCGCCTGGGAGTCCGCGACCCAGCCCGCCACCCGCTGA
- a CDS encoding class F sortase, with the protein MSTGTRNTMNAKATRRRPLAALAAVLAVTAALVSGCGSSGGTDAPSSTKVAPTTLAVKTAASITRSTPMSFSIPSINVAGSLISVGLNADGSVQVPADYQQAGWYQQGPAPGEQGSAVILGHVDSYKGPGVFFTLKKVKKDDMIDVTRADGKVAHFKVTDVRMYLKSEFPDQTVFGPRGGATLQVVTCGGDFDKNAKSYLSNVVVFSSLDSVT; encoded by the coding sequence ATGAGCACCGGAACCCGAAACACGATGAACGCGAAGGCGACTCGCCGCAGACCGCTGGCCGCCCTGGCCGCGGTACTGGCGGTCACCGCGGCCCTGGTGTCGGGCTGCGGTTCCTCCGGCGGCACGGACGCGCCGTCGAGCACCAAGGTCGCGCCGACCACGCTCGCGGTGAAGACGGCGGCGTCGATCACCCGCTCCACTCCGATGTCGTTCTCGATCCCCTCGATCAATGTGGCCGGATCGCTGATCTCGGTGGGGCTCAATGCCGATGGCTCGGTCCAGGTGCCCGCCGACTACCAGCAGGCCGGCTGGTACCAGCAGGGTCCGGCGCCGGGCGAGCAGGGCTCGGCGGTCATTCTCGGCCACGTCGACTCCTACAAGGGCCCGGGCGTGTTCTTCACGCTCAAGAAGGTCAAGAAGGACGACATGATCGACGTGACCCGGGCGGACGGAAAGGTCGCGCACTTCAAGGTCACCGATGTGCGGATGTACCTGAAATCGGAGTTCCCCGACCAGACCGTCTTCGGTCCGCGGGGCGGCGCGACCCTGCAGGTGGTCACCTGCGGCGGTGACTTCGACAAGAACGCCAAGAGCTACCTGTCGAACGTGGTCGTCTTCTCCTCACTGGACTCGGTGACCTAG
- a CDS encoding 1-acyl-sn-glycerol-3-phosphate acyltransferase, giving the protein MMPALLSPEAGALSCPPAEPTAHSWMPHSPCGPSCVDSPAEAGTLRVAARVLGIAGVLLSFPIAHVATPRRRRSRLQRRYARALLACCGIRVRITDERAAGDRRDGGVLVVARHIGWTDILALTAVEPMGFVARADLVEWPALGDVAKKVRVIPIDRERLRQLPSVIETMAARLTAGERVCFFPEGTTWCGRAHGRLRPALFQAAVDSGAPVQPLRLRYVARGELSTVPGFVGVDSLADSFRRVLRSKGVVAEITLRPQLRPDVDRHELARRCEAALEGDTVARAFTDVIHGSEHLSAIGTGATRQAEVQRV; this is encoded by the coding sequence ATGATGCCCGCTCTGCTGTCCCCGGAGGCCGGTGCGCTGTCGTGCCCGCCGGCCGAGCCCACCGCCCACTCGTGGATGCCGCACAGTCCTTGCGGCCCTTCGTGTGTCGATTCCCCCGCTGAGGCGGGCACGTTGCGGGTCGCGGCCCGCGTGCTCGGCATCGCGGGGGTGCTGCTGAGTTTCCCGATCGCCCATGTCGCCACGCCACGCCGGCGCCGGAGCAGGCTGCAGCGCCGCTATGCGCGAGCCCTGCTGGCCTGCTGCGGGATTCGGGTCCGCATCACCGATGAGCGGGCCGCCGGGGATCGCCGTGACGGCGGAGTCCTGGTGGTGGCCCGCCACATCGGCTGGACCGACATTCTGGCGCTGACCGCCGTCGAGCCCATGGGGTTCGTGGCCCGCGCCGATCTGGTGGAGTGGCCGGCGCTCGGTGACGTGGCGAAGAAGGTGCGGGTCATTCCGATCGATCGGGAACGGCTGCGGCAGCTTCCGTCGGTCATCGAGACCATGGCGGCGCGTCTGACCGCCGGTGAACGCGTCTGCTTCTTCCCCGAGGGCACCACCTGGTGTGGCCGCGCCCACGGCAGGCTGCGGCCCGCGCTGTTCCAGGCGGCCGTCGATTCGGGTGCTCCGGTGCAGCCGCTGCGGCTGCGGTACGTCGCGCGCGGCGAACTGTCCACGGTCCCCGGCTTTGTCGGGGTGGATTCGCTGGCGGACTCGTTCCGGCGGGTGCTGCGTTCCAAGGGCGTGGTCGCGGAGATCACCTTGCGTCCGCAGTTGCGCCCGGACGTCGATCGGCACGAGCTGGCGCGGCGCTGTGAGGCGGCGCTCGAGGGTGACACCGTGGCTCGCGCCTTCACCGATGTGATCCACGGTTCCGAGCATCTTTCGGCTATCGGTACCGGGGCGACGCGACAGGCCGAGGTCCAGCGGGTGTGA
- a CDS encoding GNAT family N-acetyltransferase: MTTMAASNSSLLATASKPAPEPPRTTGRSQYSLVVSSDAEHREAAQRLRYQVFANEPGFTIPDNGTGLDADRFDDFCDHLLVRDELTDQFVGCYRMLPADKVTAAGGYYTATEFDLTALDPVGHRIVEMGRACVVPDHRNGSVLTLMWAGILHYIQLTGYDWVMGCVSVPMRMTPEDEPGVNVRGVRDLLLRKHALDAERHVRPYNPVVVDGRGLDDLVAPARPKLPPLLSGYLRLGAEICGEPAHDPDFAVADFVALLGLETINTRYLERLQGAANSLDAR, encoded by the coding sequence ATGACCACGATGGCAGCGTCGAATTCCAGCCTGCTGGCAACCGCGTCGAAGCCCGCCCCGGAACCGCCCCGGACCACCGGGCGGTCCCAGTACTCCCTGGTCGTCTCCTCCGATGCCGAGCATCGTGAGGCCGCGCAGCGCCTGCGCTACCAGGTGTTCGCCAATGAGCCGGGATTCACCATCCCCGACAACGGAACCGGCCTGGACGCCGACCGTTTCGACGACTTCTGCGACCACCTGCTGGTGCGCGACGAGCTGACGGATCAGTTCGTCGGCTGCTACCGCATGCTGCCCGCGGACAAGGTGACCGCCGCCGGCGGCTACTACACCGCCACCGAATTCGATTTGACCGCACTGGATCCCGTCGGTCACCGGATCGTCGAGATGGGCCGTGCCTGCGTGGTCCCCGACCACCGCAACGGCTCGGTGCTGACCCTGATGTGGGCCGGCATTCTGCACTACATCCAGCTCACCGGCTACGACTGGGTGATGGGCTGCGTGTCGGTGCCGATGCGGATGACCCCGGAGGACGAGCCCGGCGTGAACGTGCGCGGCGTGCGCGATCTGCTGCTGCGCAAGCACGCGCTGGACGCGGAACGCCATGTGCGCCCGTACAACCCGGTCGTGGTGGACGGTCGCGGCCTCGACGACCTGGTGGCCCCGGCCCGGCCCAAGCTACCGCCGCTGCTGAGCGGCTACCTACGCCTGGGCGCCGAGATCTGCGGCGAGCCCGCCCACGACCCGGACTTCGCGGTGGCCGACTTCGTCGCGCTGCTCGGTCTGGAGACCATCAACACCCGCTACCTGGAGCGCCTGCAGGGCGCGGCCAACAGCCTGGATGCCCGGTGA
- a CDS encoding S-adenosylmethionine:tRNA ribosyltransferase-isomerase — protein MTIDTRAECGPSADSGSGVALGSAAIEFALPDELSATAPPEARGLTRDAVRLMVADGPALTHARFRELPSFLRPGDLVVVNNSAMITAAVDTEYGGEPAVLHFSTWLDDSGWVVEVRDPRGIPWGGSALKPGAYLPLPDGHVAVLRAPWLSGAGRLWIADVIVRASIGGAPKGIAADVRRLLTRHGRPITYSYVAERWSASYYRTVFGIEPGSAEMASAGRPFTESLVTELVAGGVGFAPITLHTGVSSPETGEPPSPERFAVPEMTARLVNATHAAGGRVVAVGTTVTRALETAAGADGLVRPMAGWTELVLSADRPARVVDGLITGWHAPGASHLHLLESVVGAEVVGETYRVALESGYLWHEFGDAALLFRN, from the coding sequence ATGACGATCGACACGCGTGCGGAGTGCGGGCCGAGCGCCGATTCCGGCTCCGGTGTGGCACTCGGGTCGGCCGCGATCGAATTCGCCCTGCCCGACGAGCTGTCGGCCACCGCCCCGCCCGAGGCGCGCGGCCTGACCCGCGACGCCGTGCGGCTGATGGTGGCCGACGGTCCCGCGCTCACCCACGCGCGATTCCGGGAACTGCCGTCGTTCCTGCGCCCCGGAGATCTTGTCGTGGTGAACAACTCCGCCATGATCACCGCGGCCGTGGACACCGAGTACGGCGGTGAGCCCGCGGTGCTGCACTTCTCCACGTGGCTGGACGACAGCGGCTGGGTGGTGGAGGTGCGGGATCCCCGAGGTATCCCCTGGGGCGGGTCTGCACTGAAACCCGGTGCGTACTTGCCTCTTCCGGACGGTCACGTCGCCGTCCTGCGCGCACCGTGGCTGTCCGGTGCGGGCCGCCTGTGGATCGCCGATGTCATCGTCCGCGCATCGATCGGCGGTGCTCCGAAAGGCATCGCCGCCGACGTGCGGCGGCTGCTCACGCGGCACGGGCGGCCGATCACCTATTCGTATGTGGCCGAGCGCTGGTCGGCTTCCTACTATCGAACGGTCTTCGGCATCGAGCCGGGCAGCGCCGAAATGGCCAGTGCGGGAAGGCCGTTCACCGAATCGCTGGTCACCGAGTTGGTGGCGGGCGGGGTCGGGTTCGCGCCGATCACCTTGCACACGGGTGTGTCGTCGCCGGAGACCGGGGAGCCGCCCAGCCCGGAACGGTTCGCGGTGCCGGAGATGACGGCCAGGCTCGTCAATGCCACGCACGCGGCGGGCGGCCGGGTGGTGGCGGTGGGAACCACGGTGACGCGGGCGCTCGAAACCGCCGCCGGCGCGGATGGTCTGGTGCGACCGATGGCCGGCTGGACGGAATTGGTGCTCAGCGCTGATCGTCCGGCGCGGGTGGTGGACGGGTTGATCACCGGGTGGCATGCGCCGGGGGCCTCGCATCTGCATCTGCTGGAATCGGTGGTGGGTGCGGAGGTGGTGGGGGAGACCTATCGGGTGGCGCTGGAGTCCGGTTATCTCTGGCACGAATTCGGGGATGCCGCGCTGCTGTTCCGGAACTGA
- a CDS encoding SDR family oxidoreductase yields the protein MPENKRRALVTGASAGFGRAVALALAERDWELIIVARGADRLERVRAATGAHAIAGDVADPAVRERIAHAIGSRRLELVLNNASALGPSPLPRLDRYPLDELATVLATNVIAPLAILQLALPALRIAGGTVVDISSDAAVGGYEGWGGYGASKAALDQLTNVLAAENPTLRIYSFDPGDMRTEMHQAAFPGKDISDRPEPESVVPALLQLLDTRPPSGRYLASEMRVAP from the coding sequence ATGCCTGAGAACAAGAGAAGGGCCCTGGTCACCGGGGCGTCGGCGGGCTTCGGCCGGGCGGTCGCGCTCGCGCTCGCCGAGCGGGATTGGGAGCTGATCATCGTCGCGCGCGGCGCGGATCGGCTCGAGCGAGTGCGCGCCGCGACCGGCGCGCACGCCATCGCGGGGGATGTCGCCGATCCGGCGGTCCGGGAACGCATCGCGCACGCCATCGGATCGCGGCGACTGGAACTGGTCCTCAACAACGCCAGCGCGCTGGGCCCCAGCCCGCTGCCGAGACTGGACCGGTACCCCCTCGACGAGCTCGCCACCGTCCTGGCCACGAATGTGATTGCGCCCCTGGCGATTCTGCAACTCGCCCTGCCCGCCCTGCGCATCGCGGGCGGCACCGTGGTGGATATCAGCTCCGACGCGGCCGTCGGCGGCTACGAGGGCTGGGGCGGTTACGGCGCGTCCAAGGCGGCGCTGGATCAACTCACCAACGTCCTCGCCGCCGAGAACCCCACGCTGCGGATCTACAGCTTCGACCCCGGCGACATGCGCACCGAGATGCACCAGGCCGCCTTCCCCGGCAAAGACATCTCCGACCGCCCCGAACCGGAATCCGTCGTCCCCGCGCTGCTGCAGCTGCTCGACACGCGCCCGCCGAGTGGCCGCTACCTCGCGTCGGAGATGCGGGTCGCGCCATGA
- a CDS encoding ABC transporter permease has product MTFLRDTGLIFWSQLRANLRNPVWVIIGLMQPIIYLVLFGPLVKGIAPALGPGADPWKILTPALVIQIGLFGALFVGFGIVAELRAGVVERQRVTPASRGALLLGRVLKDMVVLVVQALVLVGVAALAFGLRPNPLGMVLSLALIAVMGAGLASASYALGLWARSEDTLASLLNSVSVPVMLLSGILLPMTVGPTWLQNLAKVNPFSHTVDAARALFRGDFGAHEVYLGTAVTVAVSLLLILVASRSFARENA; this is encoded by the coding sequence ATGACATTTCTGCGCGATACGGGACTGATCTTCTGGTCCCAGCTGCGAGCCAATCTGCGCAACCCGGTCTGGGTGATCATCGGGCTCATGCAGCCGATCATCTACCTGGTGTTGTTCGGGCCGCTGGTGAAGGGCATCGCACCGGCGCTGGGTCCCGGCGCGGACCCGTGGAAGATCCTGACCCCGGCCCTGGTCATCCAGATCGGCTTGTTCGGCGCGCTGTTCGTCGGCTTCGGCATTGTGGCCGAGCTGCGCGCGGGCGTGGTCGAACGCCAGCGGGTCACTCCGGCCTCGCGTGGCGCGCTGCTGCTGGGCCGAGTGCTCAAGGACATGGTGGTGCTGGTGGTACAGGCGCTGGTGCTGGTCGGCGTGGCCGCGCTGGCGTTCGGGTTGCGGCCGAACCCGCTGGGGATGGTGCTGTCGCTGGCGCTGATCGCGGTGATGGGCGCGGGTCTGGCGTCGGCCTCCTACGCGCTGGGCTTGTGGGCGCGTTCGGAGGACACCCTGGCCTCGCTGCTGAACTCGGTTTCGGTGCCGGTCATGCTGCTGTCGGGCATCCTGCTGCCGATGACGGTCGGCCCGACCTGGCTGCAGAACCTGGCGAAGGTGAATCCGTTCTCGCACACCGTGGATGCGGCGCGGGCGCTGTTCCGCGGCGACTTCGGTGCGCACGAGGTGTATCTCGGCACCGCGGTCACCGTCGCGGTGTCGCTGCTGCTGATCCTGGTCGCTTCCCGCAGTTTCGCGCGCGAGAACGCCTGA
- a CDS encoding ATP-binding cassette domain-containing protein: METTSPVRGEPTDPVIRVRGLARTFATKTGDVQAVSGIDFDVRYGEIIGLLGPNGAGKTTTLRMISTLLAPTAGEATVVGADLRTQARTVRSRIGYVPQGGSTNETELVEDELILQARLFGLSKAEAKASAADLAKALEFDGLERRKCGQLSGGQRRRVDIALGLVHRPTLIYLDEPTTGLDPQSRANLWDHIRRLRDEGTTVVLTTHYLDEADALCDRILVMDHGTIVAEGTPDELKRRISGDVISLEIDSHSADLALDIAGDVLALRSRLRTEGQNGHAGKSLVHLTVEHGDAAVVPLLRALGDRGITPGSLTVKRPSLDDVFLTLTGRSLREGDRS, translated from the coding sequence GTGGAAACGACATCACCCGTTCGCGGTGAACCCACCGACCCGGTGATCCGGGTGCGTGGGCTGGCCCGGACCTTCGCGACCAAAACCGGTGACGTGCAAGCGGTCTCCGGTATCGACTTCGACGTGCGCTACGGGGAGATCATCGGTCTGCTCGGCCCCAACGGGGCGGGCAAGACCACCACCCTGCGCATGATCTCGACCCTGCTCGCCCCCACCGCGGGCGAGGCCACCGTGGTCGGCGCGGACCTGCGTACCCAAGCGCGGACCGTGCGCTCCCGGATCGGATACGTGCCGCAGGGCGGATCGACCAATGAGACGGAACTGGTCGAGGACGAATTGATCCTGCAGGCCCGGCTCTTCGGGCTGTCCAAGGCCGAGGCCAAAGCCAGCGCCGCCGACCTGGCCAAGGCCCTGGAGTTCGACGGCCTCGAACGGCGCAAATGTGGGCAGCTCTCCGGTGGCCAGCGCCGGCGCGTCGACATCGCGCTCGGACTCGTGCACCGGCCGACCCTCATCTACCTCGACGAACCCACCACCGGCCTGGATCCGCAGAGCCGCGCCAACCTGTGGGATCACATCCGGCGGCTGCGCGACGAGGGCACCACCGTCGTGCTCACCACCCACTATCTGGACGAGGCGGACGCGCTGTGCGACCGCATCCTGGTGATGGATCACGGCACCATCGTCGCCGAGGGCACCCCCGACGAGCTCAAGCGGCGCATCTCCGGCGACGTGATCAGCCTCGAAATCGATTCCCACAGCGCTGATCTCGCGCTGGACATCGCCGGTGACGTACTGGCGCTGCGCTCGCGGTTGCGCACCGAGGGCCAGAACGGCCATGCCGGAAAGAGTCTCGTGCACCTGACCGTGGAACACGGTGACGCGGCGGTGGTTCCGCTGCTGCGCGCCCTCGGCGACCGGGGCATCACGCCCGGCTCGCTCACCGTCAAGCGCCCCAGCCTCGACGACGTATTCCTCACGCTCACCGGGCGTTCGCTCCGGGAAGGAGACCGGTCATGA
- a CDS encoding PadR family transcriptional regulator, whose amino-acid sequence MAVPTTRLLVLAVVRLLQPVHGYDVRRELLSWHADDWANVKPGSVYGALNTLERDGLISVEGVGQEGARPERRTYRLTSEGEKEFGELLRESLFAADQLKHPYFATVSLFPHAPKDDVVAALRSRILQFEANLLFLEREEERILAGSGDPREAEPHHVADAINLAAAHVRADLEWSRRTLRRIESGELDAWSGTMGGAPVPPPVR is encoded by the coding sequence ATGGCTGTTCCTACAACCCGATTGCTCGTGCTGGCGGTGGTGCGCCTGCTGCAACCCGTGCACGGCTACGACGTTCGCCGCGAATTGCTGTCCTGGCATGCCGATGACTGGGCCAATGTGAAGCCCGGGTCGGTGTACGGCGCGTTGAACACCTTGGAGCGGGACGGGCTCATCTCGGTGGAGGGTGTCGGGCAGGAGGGCGCGCGGCCGGAGCGGCGCACGTATCGGCTGACGTCGGAGGGGGAGAAGGAGTTCGGCGAGCTGCTCCGGGAGTCGCTGTTCGCCGCCGATCAGCTCAAGCATCCGTATTTCGCGACGGTGTCGCTGTTTCCGCACGCGCCCAAGGATGACGTGGTGGCCGCCCTGCGCAGCCGGATCCTGCAGTTCGAGGCGAATCTGCTGTTCCTGGAGCGCGAGGAGGAGCGGATTCTGGCGGGCAGTGGTGATCCGCGGGAGGCGGAGCCGCATCACGTGGCGGATGCGATCAATCTGGCGGCGGCGCATGTGCGGGCGGATCTGGAGTGGTCGCGCCGGACGCTGCGGCGGATCGAGAGCGGTGAGCTGGATGCCTGGTCGGGGACGATGGGAGGGGCTCCGGTCCCGCCGCCGGTGCGATGA
- a CDS encoding NAD(P)/FAD-dependent oxidoreductase yields MYNVEADIETADVVIVGSGFGGLAAAKQLNKSGVGYVLISGTPEHLFQPLLYQVATGVLASDEIAPPIQHILRKHKNGETRLGKVTAIDAPNAVLTYETAEGPRKIRYGKLIAATGASQSYFGRDDFADKTFSLKTIDDARALRAQIERVFEQAKTADPETRRRLLSFVVVGAGATGVEVAGQLKELAKRYFHLEDTVTLVEGAGVVLPPFGGRLSEYSKQSLEQSGVEVLVDTFVTDIEDGKVTVKSKDGVERGIAAETVVWSAGVQAGGFAQVLAEATGCETDRAGRLLINPDCTVGGHADIFAIGDMTFLNGYPGQSPVAMQEGRHVADIIRGKKAAATPFQYWDKGSMAVINRFNAVTKINDKVKFTGFVAWLTWLAVHLFYLVGFRNRFAAVLSWLVAFIGSGRPGFNEVEKGSAATAPERDRLAA; encoded by the coding sequence ATGTACAACGTGGAGGCGGATATCGAAACCGCCGATGTCGTCATCGTCGGATCGGGCTTCGGTGGTCTCGCCGCCGCCAAGCAGCTGAACAAGTCGGGAGTCGGTTACGTCCTCATCTCGGGTACCCCCGAGCACCTCTTCCAGCCACTCCTCTACCAGGTAGCGACGGGTGTGCTGGCTTCCGACGAGATCGCGCCGCCCATCCAGCACATCCTGCGCAAGCACAAGAACGGCGAGACCCGCTTGGGCAAGGTCACCGCCATCGACGCCCCGAACGCGGTGCTCACCTATGAGACGGCCGAGGGCCCGCGCAAGATCCGCTACGGCAAGCTGATCGCGGCGACCGGCGCCAGCCAGTCCTATTTCGGCCGCGACGATTTCGCGGACAAGACGTTCTCGCTCAAGACCATCGACGACGCCCGCGCCCTGCGCGCGCAGATCGAGCGCGTCTTCGAGCAGGCCAAGACCGCCGACCCGGAGACCCGCCGCCGGCTGCTCAGCTTCGTGGTGGTGGGTGCGGGCGCGACCGGCGTCGAGGTCGCCGGTCAGCTGAAGGAACTCGCGAAACGGTACTTCCACCTGGAGGACACCGTCACTCTCGTCGAGGGTGCGGGCGTGGTGCTGCCGCCGTTCGGTGGCCGGCTGTCGGAGTATTCGAAGCAGTCGCTGGAGCAGAGCGGTGTCGAGGTGCTGGTCGACACCTTCGTGACCGATATCGAGGACGGCAAGGTCACCGTCAAGAGCAAGGACGGCGTGGAGCGCGGCATCGCCGCCGAGACCGTGGTCTGGTCGGCGGGCGTGCAGGCGGGCGGCTTCGCCCAGGTGCTGGCGGAGGCGACCGGTTGCGAAACCGACCGCGCCGGACGCCTTCTCATCAATCCGGACTGCACCGTCGGCGGTCACGCGGACATCTTCGCGATCGGTGACATGACCTTCCTCAACGGTTACCCCGGCCAGTCGCCGGTCGCCATGCAGGAGGGCCGCCACGTCGCCGACATCATTCGCGGCAAGAAGGCCGCCGCCACCCCGTTCCAGTACTGGGACAAGGGTTCGATGGCGGTGATCAACCGTTTCAACGCGGTCACCAAGATCAATGACAAGGTCAAGTTCACCGGCTTCGTCGCGTGGCTGACCTGGCTCGCCGTGCACCTGTTCTACCTGGTCGGTTTCCGTAACCGCTTCGCCGCGGTGCTGTCGTGGCTGGTGGCGTTCATCGGCAGCGGCCGCCCCGGTTTCAACGAGGTCGAAAAGGGTTCCGCGGCAACGGCTCCGGAGCGCGATCGACTAGCGGCCTGA